A region of Pyxidicoccus parkwaysis DNA encodes the following proteins:
- a CDS encoding YicC/YloC family endoribonuclease, whose translation MLKSMTGFGAGRARVGDEEVSVELRSLNHKFCEVKARLPRELSALEPTVTKQVKDRLARGSVELLVKRQAPTASGTVPTVDMGLAREYVRTFRELAKELGLPGDVAWSQVANQPGVVRLEEKGVNVESATQALQAALDQALTALEKMRLVEGEAIYTDLDSRLKLLEGWSREVAQLAPRAVQEYQQRLTDRIAELARGVAVDPQRLAQEVALFAERTDIAEEVTRLASHLEQFRALMASSEPAGRRMDFLVQEMHREVNTTGSKSQHAEISARVVSMKAEVERIREQVQNVE comes from the coding sequence ATGCTGAAGAGCATGACCGGGTTCGGAGCGGGCCGCGCGCGCGTGGGGGACGAAGAGGTCTCCGTCGAGCTGCGCTCCCTCAACCACAAGTTCTGCGAGGTGAAGGCGCGCCTGCCCCGTGAGCTGTCGGCACTGGAGCCGACGGTGACGAAGCAGGTGAAGGACCGGCTGGCCCGAGGCTCCGTGGAGCTGCTGGTGAAGCGGCAGGCCCCCACCGCCTCCGGCACTGTCCCCACGGTGGACATGGGCCTGGCGCGCGAGTACGTGCGCACCTTCCGCGAGCTGGCCAAGGAACTGGGCCTGCCGGGAGACGTCGCCTGGTCCCAGGTGGCCAACCAGCCCGGCGTCGTCCGCCTCGAGGAGAAGGGCGTGAACGTGGAGTCCGCCACGCAGGCGCTGCAGGCCGCGCTGGACCAGGCCCTCACCGCGCTGGAGAAGATGCGCCTCGTCGAGGGCGAGGCCATCTACACGGACCTCGACTCGCGCCTGAAGCTGCTCGAGGGCTGGAGCCGCGAGGTGGCGCAACTCGCGCCACGCGCCGTGCAGGAATACCAGCAGCGGCTCACGGACCGCATCGCGGAGCTCGCGCGCGGCGTGGCAGTGGACCCGCAGCGGCTCGCGCAGGAGGTGGCGCTCTTCGCCGAGCGCACGGACATCGCCGAGGAGGTCACGCGTCTGGCGAGCCACCTCGAGCAGTTCCGGGCCCTCATGGCCAGCAGCGAGCCTGCTGGCCGCCGAATGGATTTCCTCGTGCAGGAGATGCACCGCGAGGTGAACACGACCGGCTCCAAGAGCCAGCACGCGGAGATTTCCGCGCGCGTGGTCTCGATGAAGGCCGAGGTCGAGCGCATCCGCGAACAGGTACAGAACGTCGAATGA
- the gmk gene encoding guanylate kinase, translating to MNAPTVLQPGLLLVLSAPSGAGKTTLAHRLLKETPDSVFSISVTTRRPRGKEQDGVDYHFVDVATFQQKIERGEFVEWAEVHHHFYGSPQSAVDEARRKKSVAIFDIDVQGGQAIKRKHPDAVLVFVLPPSMEELERRLRDRQTDSDETIRRRMLAARSEMERGIASYDYIVVNDDFERAYSELRSVVVAERSRRGRVDVSRLGLGVEG from the coding sequence ATGAACGCGCCCACCGTGCTCCAGCCTGGTCTGTTGCTCGTCCTCTCCGCGCCGTCCGGGGCGGGAAAGACCACTCTCGCCCACCGGCTCCTCAAGGAGACGCCGGATTCGGTCTTCTCCATCAGCGTCACCACCCGGCGCCCCCGCGGGAAGGAGCAGGATGGCGTGGACTACCACTTCGTGGATGTCGCCACCTTCCAGCAGAAGATTGAGCGGGGCGAGTTCGTGGAGTGGGCCGAGGTCCACCACCACTTCTACGGCAGCCCCCAGTCCGCCGTGGACGAGGCCCGCCGCAAGAAGAGCGTGGCCATCTTCGACATCGACGTGCAGGGCGGGCAGGCCATCAAGCGCAAGCACCCCGACGCGGTCCTCGTCTTCGTGCTGCCGCCCTCCATGGAGGAGCTGGAGCGGCGCCTTCGCGACCGGCAGACGGACTCGGATGAGACCATCCGCCGCCGGATGCTGGCCGCCCGCTCGGAGATGGAGCGGGGAATCGCGTCGTATGACTACATCGTGGTGAACGACGACTTCGAGCGGGCCTACAGCGAGCTGCGCTCGGTGGTGGTGGCGGAGCGCTCCCGGCGGGGCCGGGTGGACGTCTCGAGGCTGGGGCTCGGCGTCGAAGGCTGA
- a CDS encoding protein kinase domain-containing protein: protein MKKPTIFGKYLLLERINVGGMAEVFIAKAFGVEGFERILAIKKILPTMAEDEEFITMFIDEARISVQLNHANVVHIHELGKHDDTYFIAMEYVAGRDVRTILERYRRRKEIMPTAQAVFITSKLCDGLDYAHRKKDARGQDLHIIHRDVSPQNVLISYEGEVKVIDFGIAKAANRSQKTQAGILKGKFGYMSPEQVRGMPIDRRSDIFAVGVLLYEMLTGEKLFVGESDFSTLEKVRNADVPLPREFNPNIPPGLEKVVLKALAREPEERYQWASDLAEDLMRFLLAGDAIYSSKHLSSYMKEAFAEDMLRESEKMERYAGIERPDQIETSGVTVPPPAAPRGASQASRRAPPPSVVVAGTPAGRAQTAPAQPAQQDYIPPPTDEELAEMDGGGGDKTQIVDSTQTFRAPETRIADSSVVVDDSITGRSENPIPQGSGTAAAYNYSREPEPAAPPRKGKSGPKAQVVISNEEGAEGYSGATMIGPAPTAPPSRSRSAPAQAQQEEEATGDIPVPAPRNGRAPQRAPAPRQEEPESYDDGQDYDGAGQGDYGDDGPATYDESQEAPQEEDTGSMPAAPVVQKAAKTAPPAKKVKPKAPVKGKASGGKQLPKPVLFAAAAGIVLVLVVIAAVALRPASTGEVTFMVSPSAGAHIQVNDQEVQLNTLLSLPPGQYRVVATAPGHQRQEKMVTVVAGKQTGVSLSLEQEEKAAAPPPEPAPNPPAEKPNTVAVNNNGQTGTEKPPENTQPTGTEPPTTANAGTEKPTPTPPKVEEPPAPRKVAAVFEGMDGAEISMDGKRLGKTPQVRAANLEIGKTYRFTAKRAGYEPFSGEFTADGSKDEMRVAFQLVKLPEPEPVREPVAKEPKPPKPPVAVVTKPPKPSKAMGKFACSTKPAGADILVDGKKTGRQTPVPLSAPLTLPVGNRKVSFKLNGKTTKPVVVNITEDGVAKLLNVPIE, encoded by the coding sequence ATGAAGAAGCCGACCATTTTTGGGAAGTACCTGCTCCTCGAGCGCATCAACGTCGGCGGCATGGCCGAGGTGTTCATCGCGAAGGCCTTCGGCGTCGAGGGCTTCGAGCGCATCCTCGCCATCAAGAAGATCCTCCCCACGATGGCGGAGGATGAAGAGTTCATCACGATGTTCATCGACGAGGCGCGGATCAGCGTTCAGCTGAACCACGCCAACGTCGTGCACATCCACGAGCTCGGGAAGCACGACGACACCTACTTCATCGCCATGGAGTACGTTGCCGGGCGCGACGTGCGGACCATCCTGGAGCGCTACCGGCGGCGCAAGGAGATCATGCCCACCGCGCAGGCGGTGTTCATCACCTCCAAGCTGTGTGACGGCCTCGACTACGCCCACCGGAAGAAGGACGCGCGCGGGCAGGACCTCCACATCATCCACCGCGACGTGTCGCCGCAGAACGTCCTCATCTCGTACGAGGGCGAGGTCAAGGTCATCGACTTCGGTATCGCCAAGGCGGCGAACCGCTCGCAGAAGACGCAGGCCGGCATCCTCAAGGGCAAGTTCGGGTACATGAGCCCGGAGCAGGTCCGGGGCATGCCCATCGACCGGCGCAGCGACATCTTCGCCGTGGGCGTGCTGCTCTACGAGATGCTCACCGGCGAGAAGCTCTTCGTCGGCGAGTCCGACTTCTCCACCCTGGAGAAGGTGCGCAACGCGGACGTCCCGCTCCCCCGAGAGTTCAATCCCAACATCCCTCCGGGGCTGGAGAAGGTCGTCCTCAAGGCGCTCGCGCGCGAGCCCGAGGAGCGCTACCAGTGGGCGTCCGACCTGGCCGAGGACCTGATGCGGTTCCTCCTGGCCGGCGACGCCATCTACTCGTCGAAGCACCTGTCCTCCTACATGAAGGAGGCCTTCGCCGAGGACATGCTCCGTGAGTCGGAGAAGATGGAGCGCTACGCCGGCATCGAGCGCCCGGACCAGATTGAAACCTCCGGCGTCACCGTGCCTCCTCCGGCGGCCCCCCGTGGAGCCTCCCAGGCGTCGAGGCGCGCGCCTCCGCCGTCCGTCGTCGTGGCCGGCACGCCCGCCGGGCGCGCACAGACTGCTCCCGCCCAGCCCGCGCAGCAGGACTACATCCCGCCGCCCACCGACGAGGAGCTGGCGGAGATGGATGGCGGCGGGGGCGACAAGACGCAGATTGTCGACTCGACGCAGACCTTCCGTGCCCCCGAGACGCGCATCGCCGACAGCAGCGTGGTGGTGGATGACAGCATCACCGGGCGCTCGGAGAACCCCATTCCGCAGGGCAGTGGCACCGCCGCCGCGTACAACTACTCGCGTGAGCCCGAGCCCGCGGCGCCTCCGCGCAAGGGCAAGAGCGGCCCCAAGGCCCAGGTCGTCATCAGCAACGAGGAGGGCGCCGAGGGCTACTCGGGCGCCACCATGATTGGCCCCGCGCCGACGGCGCCTCCGTCCCGCTCGCGCTCCGCTCCCGCGCAGGCCCAGCAGGAGGAGGAGGCCACCGGGGACATCCCCGTCCCGGCGCCCCGCAACGGCCGCGCTCCGCAGCGCGCCCCCGCGCCGCGCCAGGAGGAGCCCGAAAGCTACGACGACGGTCAGGACTACGACGGCGCCGGACAGGGTGACTACGGCGACGATGGGCCCGCGACGTACGACGAATCCCAGGAGGCGCCGCAGGAGGAGGACACCGGCTCGATGCCGGCGGCGCCCGTGGTCCAGAAGGCCGCGAAGACGGCGCCTCCCGCGAAGAAGGTCAAGCCCAAGGCCCCCGTCAAGGGCAAGGCCTCGGGTGGGAAGCAGCTCCCCAAGCCGGTCCTCTTCGCCGCGGCGGCGGGCATCGTGCTGGTGCTGGTCGTCATCGCCGCGGTGGCGCTGCGTCCCGCGTCCACCGGCGAGGTCACCTTCATGGTGTCTCCGTCCGCCGGCGCGCACATCCAGGTGAACGACCAGGAGGTGCAGCTCAACACGCTGCTGTCGCTCCCTCCCGGCCAGTACCGCGTGGTCGCCACCGCTCCCGGCCATCAGCGCCAGGAGAAGATGGTGACCGTGGTCGCGGGGAAGCAGACCGGCGTGTCACTCTCGCTGGAGCAGGAGGAGAAGGCCGCCGCGCCGCCGCCGGAGCCCGCCCCCAACCCGCCGGCTGAGAAGCCCAACACGGTCGCTGTGAACAACAACGGCCAGACGGGGACGGAGAAGCCGCCGGAGAACACGCAGCCCACCGGGACGGAGCCGCCGACGACGGCGAATGCCGGCACGGAAAAGCCCACGCCCACGCCGCCCAAGGTCGAGGAGCCTCCCGCTCCCCGCAAGGTCGCCGCCGTCTTCGAGGGCATGGACGGCGCCGAAATCTCCATGGACGGCAAGCGCCTGGGCAAGACGCCGCAGGTGCGCGCGGCGAACCTCGAGATTGGCAAGACGTACCGCTTCACCGCGAAGCGCGCGGGCTACGAGCCCTTCTCCGGGGAGTTCACCGCCGACGGCAGCAAGGACGAGATGCGGGTCGCCTTCCAGCTCGTCAAGCTGCCCGAGCCCGAGCCGGTGCGCGAGCCGGTGGCCAAGGAGCCCAAGCCGCCGAAGCCGCCGGTGGCCGTGGTCACCAAGCCGCCGAAGCCCAGCAAGGCGATGGGCAAGTTCGCGTGCAGCACCAAGCCCGCGGGCGCGGACATCCTCGTCGACGGGAAGAAGACGGGCCGGCAGACGCCAGTGCCCCTCAGTGCTCCTTTGACGCTCCCCGTCGGAAACCGGAAGGTCTCCTTCAAGCTGAATGGGAAGACGACCAAGCCCGTGGTGGTGAACATCACCGAGGACGGGGTCGCCAAGCTGCTCAACGTGCCTATCGAGTGA